The Drosophila sulfurigaster albostrigata strain 15112-1811.04 chromosome 3, ASM2355843v2, whole genome shotgun sequence genomic sequence AACGTCAGAGAAAGGCAGTCAACGCAACAGAGGGGAGCGTAGAGGAGGGAGGAAAGTAAACTTGTTTGGATGCAGCATCCATCCATCTATGTGGCAGCGACGACTTCGAAGCCAAGGAAGGATTTGGGTCACTGAAATGTGAAGCGGCAGCCCGTAAAGTGGCCCAAATGTTGCCCACTTTTGACCGTAGCGCTGTTGGCCATTAGCATGCGAAGCTCAAGCCAACTGCCAACCGGGCAGACATCAACTaccagccaacaacaacaacaacaacaatcaaagcaTATACAtaatcacacacaaacacacacacacacttttagTTGATTtcatgttgttttgtttttttttttggtttttggctttATTGTGCGCATGAATGGGCCCGGCCCCGGTTCCGTCCCCTCTTCCCCActtctctcttcctctctgtctctcacaCTGCCCCACTCACATCATAGCACCGGCATAATTTGGCCTGTAGTTGCTGCTGACCTCGTTTGAGGTCGTTCATTCacctgtcgctgctgctgttgctgcttctgttgttgttgttgtcgtggctgttgtttttgttggtgtcGCTGTCGCCGGGGCTGCACTTTATGCACTCCACATTTGCATATACACACtttacttgtgtgtgtgtgtgtgagtatcgGTCGCTATGTTTACCCAGTTACGAAATTGTCCAAAATGCTCTGCGGCTTACTTGGGtgaaagtttgtttttgttcccGCTGccaaaaagaataaacaacTATGCAGGCCCAACTTTTAGTATGTCGTTGCTAGAGTTAACTAAAGGGTGCATTCGCtattcaaaagtatttgtaacattttccaaaattaaatattggtctcgcaaaaataaagaaaatattataaattgattaattatcTCAACTTCCTTGGCACGCTTTTCAGTACTttatacaataacaacgaaCTAATAATCActaaagaattaaatactttcGTTCACTGCATTAGTTGGCGTCAATCAAATCGATAAtccattaatttttattttggatgTAACAGTGTTGCCGTATCGCCAGACTACGATAAATCAAATGCAGCACGCTGCAGTGTTGCCAATTTATTGTGTCAGAAAAAGTTAAGTTGGCAACGCTGCAGCAGATCGTCAGTCATCGAGCTTTTTATCGTTAGTTATCGATAAAACAGTgcattaaaagaaattttgtGTACTTAAAAGTGTTGAAAAACTTGGGTAAAGTGCAATAAGAAAGGTCGAAAGTGCTGGAATAAAGGGTATGTCGTCTTCgttttgttgccgttgttggcgtttatttcttcaatttgtttgcttttgtttgcagCAAGGTGTGTCGGTGTTTGCGCTTGTGGTGTGCGTGTCtcagtgtgtttgtgtgtgtgtgtgtgttgctagCTTGTATCTGGAGCAGCTAAAATTGTTAGTTGCGTGCTAAATTTGTTGCCAGTCTGCGAGCaacaacacgcacacaaacacactctactctttcacacacacacacatgcgcacaGCAGCCGCCCACCCGCCTTTTGTCCGTAAGCGAAAAAATTGTGTCAAGCAATTTGCGTATATTATTGCAacactattgttgttgcccgtcgttgctgttgttgctattgttgtagTCGTTTTCATGTTTTCATGGAGCCAATTGCAGTTTAATGAGcgttaaaagtaaatttgcGCCATTTGGCATGGCGTAAGTTttattatatgtgtgtgtgagtgtatgtgtgtttaatCCCTGCCCGCCGGACAGTTGTGCACATAGCATTGATAGTTGCAAACGAAATTATCGCGGTCGAACCACATGCCCAACTCACAGAAGCCCAACACGGGACACAACTCCACACAGGTCCAAAAGAGGCGACAATGCTCGGCATTAGGTATAATCTGGCCAGGAAATTGGCAACTCACTTCTTGGTTTTCACAATGACTCGGAGCAGGACTCGGCGATGGACAAAGACCAGGACATGGCGACGGACTCGGTGATGGACCCGGTGATGGACTCGGTGATGGACTCGGAGTTGGACTCGGTGATGGGCTTGGCGATGGACATGGTGATGGACCCGGTGCTGGTTCAGGAGCAGGACATTCACCATCAATGCGTGGACACGAGCCCGGCACACAAGCTAGCACATTGATGTCAAACACTTGTCCAGCTGGGCAGAGAATGCGATCGATGGTGTTAACGCCACACAAATAGTATCTGGTGCAATCCGTGCAATCAGGAACCACATCGCCAGCTGCATGCCCGGCACAGACACAGAATCCTTTGGTGTCGCAGCCAGTGATGGGATTGAATTGGCCTTCAGCCTGGTAAATGGCCAAGAGTAGGACCGCAATCAACGTAAAGAGGAGCTGCAGAACTTTGAAAAGCAATCTCTTGAAATTGGCCAAGTGCGATTTTTATTATGTGCTTGCAGAAACATTACCGAGCTTCATCATCAGAGAGAGTTGAGTTTGCCGTCTCACGAAAGAATATCAACTGATGGCATTGCAAGTGCAATCCTAGacaatttatatgattttCTTTGCCCATCGACTGCTTAAGATAGAGCGGAAACGATAAGGATTTTATTGACTGAGCTCTTGACCTGCCTCAAATCGATTGAATAACTCCAATtgataaataattcaaatagttttaaGTGAGTTTGCTGTTGATAAGTTCTTCAAACATGCAGCTTTGTAGTTTGTGCTGCAATTCTAATGGAATTTCTTAGATAAACAAGGAAGAAGTTCTTGATAAACTCTTACGAGATATAAAAACTTACAATTGCGATTATAATGTAGCATATTGAATGATTATAACGagtattacatacatacaaaaatgtaaaagattAAGTGAGGCAGTTACTTTTTATGTAATAGGATTTTagtgatatatgtatataaatagttCCATCGCATAAAcattcaatatcaatatcattGGTTGAGATACATATAATAGCATTTTAGTgatagaaataatataattagttCCATTACTTAAACATTcagtataatttttatactaaTAAATCGAAATCTTTACTATTGCTTagaacatatttatattttagtaatagGAATAATATAACTAGTTCCATTACACAAACACTCAGTATACtttttatactaaaaaaacCAATATCTTTACTAATGCTTGACTTATCCTTTTAGAGTTCACCTTGTTTCTAAAATTTCCAAACCCTTctataataatagtatattagtGATGGGAATAATATAACTATTTGCATTAGATAAATACTCAGTATACtttttatactaaaaaatcAATATCTTTACTATTGCTTGAGACAGATATTCTGAAGTGAAGTATTTAGTGAAATAGTTCCATTACGTAAACATTTAGTATACTGTTTATACTATAAAATCAATATCTTTACTATAGCTTGAGCAACCGTTTTAGACTTCACCTTATTGATTCTTTTTAAAGTAGCTCAAACTTAGCTTGAACAGTTTCCATTAAATGTGCcttatttaaatgtgaaatcTTAACGAAGAAGCTTTAGTATGCAAGCTTTTACATTGATTGCCCATCTGTCAGACCGTTTGATTCGGATTTATATTGCCCCCGTTAACCATTTTAAGACATGCGCCACAAACATTCCAGCAGGTCATCTCTTGTGTCTGCTGACCACTTTTCGAccttttttgcataaattgaatGGCAGTAAAATTACACAAAGTCCCACGCATTGAATCAATGTTcgcaacccaaaaaaaaatgcgcaaaaaacataaaattttgcCATTCATTTTGGGGCCACatcaaataccaaaaatacaaaagccaAAGAGCCAAGAAGCCCAAAAGCTGAAGTCAAACAAATTGCCAGAGTCTGCAACTAATCGCCTTAGGTGAGGCATAtgatatatagatagatagatagagtgCGGCGATGGCGATGTGTTTGCCACGTGTGTGTTGCCCATTCGATTCGTTTGGAATTTGTGCCTAAATCAGGCAATAAATGCAACTGGAGAGGGGAGGGTGAGGGGAGCAAGAGCTGAGcgaatatgaataaaaaatcAGCAAGAAATCAAAATCAGTCAAggcatatgcaaattttgaaCTGACCTACTCCCATAtgaaaaaccaaatgaaacaCGCACGAAACAGCAAATCGAAAGAGACGCCCCAAAAGAGTTAtagatacaaacacacacatgtatagatacagatacagatacaaacacGCGTACAAATTCGAATTTgaatcagcaaaaaaaaatgaagcagAATATGCAGATATTTATGTAAAGTGCGTACGATGGATGGATGATGATATCAACTGAGGGCGTTGAACGATCTGCTGAATGatcgtttaaatatatatactatatgagaacgtgtgtgtttgtgttgctcGGTCAATCAGTCAAAAATTGTGCGGCTGTTGGGCAATCAGATAAACGGCAAATTGTCGGCAATTAACGTGTTCATTATGTGTGAGTTGAGTTCGACTCTCGACATCTACTCGATTCAACTTCAAGCTGAGTTCTATatccaaaaaggaaaaaacgtTAAGCCGCTTAGCCGGCAATCGGAGAAAGGCTTTCTTCTTGTTGTCCCATTCAAAATGGGTTGAGTGCTGTTTTGGCTTGCTTGAAGAGGTGTAAATGGTTTGGTTCTGTGTCGGCACAGATACATCTTCTGACCCGGCTCTCCACTTGTCACTTGccagttgccacttgccacttgccccGCCCCTGTCCCGTGTCTTCAACTCTGTCATTTGCTGACAGCGATGTGATgacaaaaatagttttttttttagtttttcaaaCTGCAAAAACTGCCTCATTCACAGAAGTTTCCCCTTCGCTCTGGCGACATAACTATTTTACAGATACTCGCTTGGCAAATGTATCTCTCAGATATATACGAATACATGCGACGGAATACGTACATATAATTCACTTAAGCGCGTTCAACGAAGCGGGATGAATGACCTCAATTTGAATAGTtgtccatccatccatccgtccgtccgtccgtctgtccgtccgtcgtCTCTTCATCTcttctgtccgtctgtcgtTTATGtgcttgtctttttttttttttctcgttccATGACTGACTTTTTGGGTGCCATTTAAATCAACGTTGCCGaccgacgacgacgccgccgCCTACTTTGGACAGTGGCTTTTTAACCGCTTTTATCTTCACTCTTCACTTCTCACTTTGCTTTgtatttattcttattttctgtctgtgtgtgtgcttgagtgtattttctttattgcaTTCttgtaaaattattcaaatgctCTACAATTTTCGGGCCAGTTTTCTCCGCTGCAAACACGTCAAGCGCAAGCGAAATTGAGGTTATAATCATAACTGCTTTACCCCGATCCCCGCTGTCCCCGCTGCCCCTCCACCTCGCTGGGAAAGGAGTGGCCTATAGCCAGAGTGAATCTGTGCTCACCCAGCCCCGCATCCGTTCCATCTCCATCAACGCTTTTATCTGTTTGACACAATTTTCTGGGCACAGCACAGCGCAAAgttgaggctgctgctgcttcggttGCCTTCTCTCTGCCAGATTTTTGTTTAGTGACACAGTTTagattacacacacacacacacacacacacgctgtcacacacacacatgtagcTAGAGTGGAGCGTTCTCTTTttgatatgtatatatggtatattttgactacCTAATTAGATAAAAAATACAGTTGGCTGCCGTTGGCGCTGCTTATGCCCCATGGGAGGTGTTAAAAGTTGCAGTCACTTTTGCCCCAATGCGGAGGCGTTGccaccacaaaaatacaaaaaaaaaagaaaaaacgaggCTAGAGTGGGGGGCGTGGCACTGTGGAGTGTTGAGTGCTGTGACAGCTGGAAAGTGAGTTAACTCTGTCTGCACTCGCTTCTATTAGATTGTCTCTCttcatgtgtatgtgtgcgtccTACTTTGAAGCTGTCCAAACAGACAGTAATGTTGCATACAtattacatacacacatacacatacacatacttatACCATACAACAAATGAGGACAACTTTGTTGCTATTTGATTAGGGCCACATTAAGTGCAAATATGTCGGGTtgtaaaaagttttattttcaaagatGTCCCAAGCAAAGTTGCAACCAGCCAACAATAGATTGCGGCGAGTCCcggatatttttgtttatctgaTGATCTTTATCGCAGCACGCTCAAGTGGAGCATTGCCATCGAGTTTATATATCAgatttgtaaacaatttcCACTTTTCCAGGCTGCTATCTGATATGCTAATATTGCAATTATGTGAGAGAGGGAACAAGAGTTATTGGATAGATTTAAAACGATCTTCACAGTCTACCTATGatcattaaatattgttttcgatttaaattatattcattcaGTTAAAACTTTAGTTAAATGCTTGATCTATCAACACTCTTTCAGTTTTATCTGTTTTGTCATTTAATGTTGCAATAACATTagatagaaaaatattttagatttacTTACTAGAATACAattctatattaaaaatggaatGCCAATCTTTATTTTGAGCACATCTTAAACCTAGAATTCCAGTTTGTTAAAATcgttaaacaatattttggtCTTCAATCATAATTTTGATATTacaaccttttttttttagatctAAAACCTTTTGTGTTTAACTTTGATATAAAAAAGTCATGAATCAAGAATTTATTCTTGATCTTAGCACGATTTTTTTGTGACATGTGACAACCTggtatcaaatataccaaatatagacttcgGCATGTTCTAgtattttggtacatttgtagCATGtggtttaattaaaaatggataGTGGGTATCTTCtcgtcaagcacactcgactgtagctttcttactcgTTTTTTAAGTGCAATCTATAATTTGTTTGACGTTTTTAAACTGTTATCCTTTATCACTCAGCTTAAGCAACTCATATAATTCGCATTACACGTAGAACAAAGACTCATGCTGGGAGTGTTCTGAAGCATTAAGGAACACTCGACGTGCATCTTTGAGATGCCGACACACAACACACGCTCTTTACTATGCCATTAAAGCTCGGTACACTTTGACATAATTTCATTGTTCAATCATtggcctgtctgtctgtcggtcTGTCCTTTTTGCTGTCGCTGAACTCTGTCGAAGGAGCAGCGAATTGAAGTCGGTAGCTCATTAAGCGTTTATTGAACTCGATGGTACATCAAAAAGTGAAGTGGAAGTGGgaattacaaattgcaaattaagaTGGAAATGAAGaatgcagcacacacacaaaaagcaattgaaatggaGCTGTGAAAATGCGACATTTAGATGATTCTTAgtgcacattttttttggtacGATTTAAATGATTTCTCAAATGAGCGGAAGCAATTTCAACTGTAAACAAGTTGAGGGAACGAACGGCTAACGGGACGTATGAGTAATGCCAAAAGTTATGCAAATGCCGACGTTGGCGGACTGcttatcaaatatttgaactAAAATGTGTAgctaaattaaaacaaacagcagTGGCACAACGGCACTTCTAAGACATCAGACAACAGtcgccaaaaaaaagaaaaacaaaaacaaaaatagcaaaaacaaaaatagaagaaaataaaaagtttgcGTCGCGATGCTCCAATTTGATAAGCGTTGGGCGCATTAGCAATTAGCGAATTAAACGCTGGCCGAGCAACCGACTAACCGAGCTGGCGAGCaaatcgagtcgagtcgagtcgggTTGTGCTATAAATGTTTCCATGAGCTAAATAGAGGCCcacattcgtattcgcattcgaaTTCACAACCGCTCCCAGCGCCTTaatgaaaaagcaaacaattaaattagcCAAGAGGCCACAAGACGAAATGCGAAACAGCCAACATCGGACATCAAACCATCAACCATCAGCATCGACATCAAAAatccacatcgacatcgtATGCGAGAAACTAGAACGAAGCGCATTTGTGAAATGCCAATCGACCAAGatatatataagaaaacaaaatacacataaatacttgtatatatagatgtgcgagtatgtttgtgtttgtctgcGATCTGCGAGATCAATGCTCGAAGGCAGCTGCTGTCGATCGGCTGTGATTGGGATCGTTAGGGTGCGATCGGACGGACTGTGATTGattgaattaataatacaaattaacagCGCCAAGTAGGTAAGATCAATGATCTCTCTCGCTCGGCGCTCTCTTTGCTAAGCCAGTAGCCTGATCTCCGAACTCAACTGCTGTTTGTTCGGGGCGTGGGTGTTGCCTTGCCAAGTTTTGACTGATCGCTGATCactaatcataataaaatcaaaattacatttatttaactttagcAAAGCAATTGACGTGGTTCAAACTGTTCATTAACTTGTAATCTGCAATCACAATTGagcaaaatatttggcatTCTATGCATTTATCTATTGAGGATCAGTTGTTAAAGCCAATGATTGACAGCTGAGAAGTAAACAGAAGTCAATTTATTGGTCGATCTTCATTAACTCTTTTACAACATTACATTATTCGTATCAATTAAAGTTATATAAGAACTGATCTTTTATGTTactaataatcataattaagCATCACTTATGCGAAGATTACTCAGCGATCACAACAGAAGTAGATCTCTTCTGTCACCATTATGAGCGTATAAGCGGGTAATTAATGAAACTGACAATGCAAGTGATCTTGTCTAGTAGCAGCTCTTCATTAAGCTGCAATCTACGATCAACACTGATCAAAATAGTTTATTATCTTTAATGACGCGCTGAcggatttaattaattctcGCAGTTCGTTGCTGTCAACATAATAAGCTCTCGCTATGATCGGTGATAGTGTCAACGATCGTTGCTCTAGAACTGATCGTTGTGACTGTAATCAGAGATATTACTGTCTGATTTCATTAATACCCTCAGATTGCTGACTAAGTAAATGCGGATCTTGTTTGTTTATGT encodes the following:
- the LOC133840476 gene encoding putative uncharacterized protein DDB_G0290521, with the protein product MMKLVLQLLFTLIAVLLLAIYQAEGQFNPITGCDTKGFCVCAGHAAGDVVPDCTDCTRYYLCGVNTIDRILCPAGQVFDINVLACVPGSCPRIDGECPAPEPAPGPSPCPSPSPSPSPTPSPSPSPSPGPSPSPSPCPGLCPSPSPAPSHCENQEVSCQFPGQIIPNAEHCRLFWTCVELCPVLGFCELGMWFDRDNFVCNYQCYVHNCPAGRD